GGAACCTACGAGCTCCCGCTTTCGATGTGGAAACCGTACCCCAACGCCGATTGCCTGAAATGCCACGCAGAATCGAGTCTCTGGCTGTCGGTCGAAGCCCACACGTACGAAGAATCCGAAGAGAATCTCTTCGCGAATCTGACATCCTGTATGGAGTGCCATGGATCGGCGCACGAGGTCAGGAGACCAAACGAGATGGCGGGGTTATGAGTGGTACTACCGTCATCAGCGCCAGAAACGCGGAATGGATCCGACGGCTGACAATCGTGTCGTTGGTCCTCACCCTGGCGGCACTCCTGCTCGGCCTGCAGTTCGTGTACCGAACGACCGGAGGGAGTCTCTTTCTATTCTCCGCGGTGGTACCTCTTCTCGTTATCTCCGCCATCGCCATTTTCCTGTGGACCGTGATCTTTGAGTTTCGACAATCCCACAAGCTCTTCACGGTCGAGAGCTATCCAGAAGATACGATCATCTTCCGCCAGGGCGATCCGGCTAATTGCGCCTACTTCATACGCAAGGGAGAGGTCACGGTGGTCGACGAGGAAGCCGGCTCTGTGGTCTCAACGCTCACGGCAGGCGAGTACTTCGGTGAGATCGCCCTGGTCACAGACCAACCCCGAACCGCGACAGTTCGCACCGTCTCTCCGGTCGAGCTCGCGGTTCTCGGCAAGGAGAACTTTCTGAACATGATGCGGTTGCTGCCGACAACCGAGGAGGAGATCCTCCACACGGTGCAGAAAAGGGTGATCGCGGACAACTCCAGGCACGGCGAGTAGTCCGCAGGGTGCCGGTCACTCGAGGCTGAGCAGGTTCTCGGCTTTCGTGCGCAAATCGCTGGCCGACTGCATAGCGAGGTTCATCCGGAATTCGGTATCGCAGCCAGCGTCTTCCTCATCGTGGGCTTTGACGCTTGCCTCCAAGGTTCGCTTTAGATTTTCACAAAATCTACTCCCACGCGCGTTCGTGCTCCACACAGCCCCCGGTCCCAGTTCCATTCTTTACCGAGTGTGTATGCGGCACCCGTGTGAACGATCTTGCGCTAGAATTCAGAGCACTATGGGAATCCTCGATTTACTCGGGCTTGGGAAATCCGCCGCAGAATCTGATGCGAACGGCACATCGAATAGCGGCGAAACAGAAACTGTGCGGAGAATCGTAGGCGAGTTGGGTCAAATGGAAGAAAACCAGGCGCGGTTTATCGCCGCGTTTGCCTATGTCCTCAGCCGGGGAGCCGCATCCGACATGGAAATCAGCGAAGACGAAACGAACAAGATGGTGGAGATCGTCCGGAAGCTGGGTCACATCCCCGAGGAGCAGGCAGATCTGGTTGTCGCGATCGCCATTAACCAGAACGATCTCTTCGGCGGCACCGAGGATTATCTGGTAACCCGGGAGTTTCACGAGATCGCTACCGACGAGCAGCGAACAGAGATGCTCGACTGCCTGTTCGCGGTATCCGCGGCCGACGACACGATCACTGGCGACGAAGAAGAGCAGATCCGCCAGATCTCCAAGGAGCTCGGGTTCACCCATGACGAATACATCCAGGCGCGGAGCGCCTACTCGGACAAACGGTCGGTGCTCCAGCGAAAGTTGTAGTCGGGCGGTGTTTGGAGCCAGGATTGGTGCAACATTGAGCTGCGTGGCATCAACAGTGGCAACACCGAGCTTTCGCCCATCACGAGGAGGAAATCGATGTTAAAGCGCGTCATCGTCGTCTGCGGATTGTTGGTTCTGCTGTGCTCACCGGGCGTCGCGGGAACACCGGACGGGCTTGCATATATGGACATCGGCGAGCTCCAGGAGTTGATGGACCAGGGGGCTCTGACCTCGGTCGAGCTCGTGGCCTATTACGTGCAGCGCATCGCCGAGATCGACAGGGCCGGGCCAAAGCTTGGTGCAGTGATCGAGCTCAACCCGGAGGCCTTTGTCATCGCCGCAAAGCTCGATCAGGAGCGAGCGAAGTCGGGCCCGCGCGGACCCATGCACGGCATACCGGTACTGCTCAAGGCGAACATCGATACCGGTGATCGGATGGAGACGACGGCCGGATCGCTCGCCCTCCGCGGCCATCACGCTCCGGACGACGCCTTCCACGTCCAGGCCCTCCGAGACGCGGGAGCCGTGATCCTCGGCAAGACGAATCTCAGCGAGTGGGCCAACTTCCGGGGATCGAACTCGAGCAGTGGATGGAGCAGCATCGGCGGTCAGACCAGGAACCCCTACAGTCTCGATCGCAACCCGTGCGGCTCGTCGAGCGGCTCGGGAGTGGCGGTCGCGGCCGGCCTCGTCACCGTTGCCATCGGTACCGAGACCGACGGTTCGGTGGTGTGCCCCTCCGGTGTCAACGGCATCGTGGGCATCAAACCAACGGTCGGTCTGGTCAGCCGCGACGGCATCATCCCCATCGCACACACCCAGGACACGGCCGGCCCAATGGCCCGATCGGTTCGAGACGCCGCCATTCTGTTGACCGCCATTTCCGAAAAGGACCCGGACGATGCAGCGTCGGATGGGCATCCCGGTCCAACGGACTATGCAGCTGATCTCGACCGCAACGCTCTCGAAGGCCGGCGGATCGGAGTCTGGCGTGGATACTGGGGTGCGAAAGGCAACCCCAAAGTTGCTGCGATCTTCGACCAGGTCGTGGCGAACCTCACTCAACTCGGGGCCACAGTCGTCGACCCGGTGGAGCTCGAGATACCGGACGAAGCGAATGATTCGGAGTACGAGGTGCTGCTGTACGAGTTCAAGGACGATCTCAACCGGTATCTGGCCGGCAGCAATGTCGACCGGTCGGTCGACACACTGACCGAGCTGATCGAGTTCAACCGCGCCAACGCGGACGCGGTGATGCCGTGGTTCGGCCAAGAGGATTTCGAAAAGGCGGAAGCCAAAGGCCCGCTCAGCGATCCGGAGTACAGGGAGGCGCTGGAGGCGAGTCACGTCCAGGTCGCCAAGCTCATCGACTCACTCTTCGATAGCCACCACCTGGACGCCGTGATCGCACCCACCAACGGCCCCAGCTGGGTCACGGACTGGGTCAACGGCGACAGCTTCTCCTTGAGCAGCTCCAGCGCTGCGGCGGTCTCCGGGTATCCGGCAGTCACCATCCCGATGGGCGAGATCCACGGACTGCCGATCGGCGTCTCCCTGATAGGCACACCCTACAGCGAGAAGCAGCTCATCGGGTTGGCCTATGCCCTGGAGCAGAAGCTCCAGGCACGGCGGAACCCCGATTTTCGAAAGTCAATGGCGGACGCGCAGTAAGCCGTGAGAAGGTCCCGGACTCAGCGATACAGAGGGATGCCGCTGACTGCAGTATCACACTGGAACAACGCGTTCATCTGAATCCCACTGCTTTTCCGGTTGCGGGGAACGTGCGAAAATCGGGCTTCCCATGATCGGCGCGGCACAACCCCGATGACCGAGAAAGAACGATTCCTGGCCACCCTTCTCGGTGGGGCAGCGGACCGTTTCCCGTTCTTCGACCTCGAGCCTTCCGACGAGACCGTTCGCGTCTGGCGGCGGCAGGGTCTTCCCAAGAAAACCTCGGTGGCGGAGTTCTTCGATCTCGAGCCGCACCACTCGGTTGGTTTGGAGCTGAGGAGCGCGCCGTTCTACCACAAGGCGCCGGATTTATTGTCGGATCCGCAGTCGTTTATTCGACACTATGACCCGGACGATCCCCGTCGCTACGCCAAGAGTTTCGTGAGGAGGTGCAAGAGACTCAACCGTGCCGGACACGTGCTCTACGTGGTTGCTTCGGGTGGAGGACTGCTGCAGATGCTTGGTGTCGGTGATTGGGACACCCTGGTTGCGGCAAGCGAGGCGCTTATTCGACGGCCGGATGCGGTGCAGGAATTGATGGAGCGTACCACGGACTTCTACTGCAACTGCCTGGACCGGGTGTTGTCAAGGGTTGACGTCGATTATGCGTCCTTCTACGAGCCGATCGCCTCGAACGCGGGGCCGGTGATTTCGCCCGAAATGTTCGAGAGGTTCGCACTGCCCGGCTATCGGAAGATCATCGACCTCCTGCGCAAACATGATGTCCCACTTCGTATCCTGTGCACCACGGGCGGAGATCTGAGCTCTCTTCTTCCGATGCTCATCGAAGCCGGTGTCAACGGTCTTTGGATCAGCAACATCATGAGCTCAAAAATGCAGTATTCGAAGCTGCGGCAGGTGTACGGACCGGACGTGGCGCTCATCGGCGGAATCGACGCCACGGCGCTGAGTCGTGACGAAGCAGCCGTCCGTCGCGCCGTCACCGACACGGTGCCCGCTTTGCTCGACAGCGGCCACTATCTTCCATGCCTCGACGACCGGCCTCGAGCAAACACCTCTTTCTCTTTGTACCGCTTCTACCGCGAGCTACTGGCGGACCCGGCTCTTCGGGGCTGACCCTCATTCAAGGCAGCACCCAATGAAGGGGAAGCTCGGCACGTTTCGCATCGTCACATTCAGGAGGCGCGCAAATGCACACAGTGATACGTGGTACAGACGCACAGTTTCGCCTGTCGCTTCGCCGGGACAGGTAAACTCCGCCCATACGATTCTCAGTGGGGGGTTTTTACCGGGTTGGTGGGGGCGCCGCAGGCTTCGAAGAGTTC
This region of Acidobacteriota bacterium genomic DNA includes:
- a CDS encoding cyclic nucleotide-binding domain-containing protein, which encodes MSGTTVISARNAEWIRRLTIVSLVLTLAALLLGLQFVYRTTGGSLFLFSAVVPLLVISAIAIFLWTVIFEFRQSHKLFTVESYPEDTIIFRQGDPANCAYFIRKGEVTVVDEEAGSVVSTLTAGEYFGEIALVTDQPRTATVRTVSPVELAVLGKENFLNMMRLLPTTEEEILHTVQKRVIADNSRHGE
- a CDS encoding TerB family tellurite resistance protein; translated protein: MEENQARFIAAFAYVLSRGAASDMEISEDETNKMVEIVRKLGHIPEEQADLVVAIAINQNDLFGGTEDYLVTREFHEIATDEQRTEMLDCLFAVSAADDTITGDEEEQIRQISKELGFTHDEYIQARSAYSDKRSVLQRKL
- a CDS encoding amidase, coding for MLKRVIVVCGLLVLLCSPGVAGTPDGLAYMDIGELQELMDQGALTSVELVAYYVQRIAEIDRAGPKLGAVIELNPEAFVIAAKLDQERAKSGPRGPMHGIPVLLKANIDTGDRMETTAGSLALRGHHAPDDAFHVQALRDAGAVILGKTNLSEWANFRGSNSSSGWSSIGGQTRNPYSLDRNPCGSSSGSGVAVAAGLVTVAIGTETDGSVVCPSGVNGIVGIKPTVGLVSRDGIIPIAHTQDTAGPMARSVRDAAILLTAISEKDPDDAASDGHPGPTDYAADLDRNALEGRRIGVWRGYWGAKGNPKVAAIFDQVVANLTQLGATVVDPVELEIPDEANDSEYEVLLYEFKDDLNRYLAGSNVDRSVDTLTELIEFNRANADAVMPWFGQEDFEKAEAKGPLSDPEYREALEASHVQVAKLIDSLFDSHHLDAVIAPTNGPSWVTDWVNGDSFSLSSSSAAAVSGYPAVTIPMGEIHGLPIGVSLIGTPYSEKQLIGLAYALEQKLQARRNPDFRKSMADAQ